A genomic stretch from Burkholderia pyrrocinia includes:
- a CDS encoding glutamine amidotransferase, with amino-acid sequence MTHSALRPILIVLHREQSSPGRIGRLLAARGHPLDIRRPPLGDPLPATLADHAGAVVFGGPMSANDGDRWIRDEIDWIGVPLREAAPFLGVCLGAQMMIRHLGGRVSAHRDGRAEIGYWPIAATPAGRRFGSWPSHVYQWHREGFERVAGLEILATGEHFENQAVRYGPHAYGVQFHPEVSYPMMRRWSTAAAHKLSAPGAQDLATQAHEGRRHDRATAAWLSAFLDRWLAGMPASGGHRHVGDVDQPPLDRAQHGFVPT; translated from the coding sequence ATGACGCACTCTGCACTTCGTCCGATCCTGATCGTCCTGCATCGCGAACAGTCGAGCCCCGGCCGGATCGGGCGGCTGCTCGCGGCCCGCGGCCATCCGCTCGACATTCGACGCCCGCCGCTCGGCGATCCGTTGCCGGCGACGCTGGCCGATCATGCGGGCGCCGTGGTGTTCGGCGGCCCGATGAGCGCCAACGACGGCGATCGCTGGATTCGCGACGAGATCGACTGGATCGGCGTGCCGCTGCGCGAGGCCGCGCCCTTTCTCGGCGTCTGCCTCGGCGCGCAGATGATGATCCGCCATCTGGGCGGCCGCGTGAGCGCGCATCGGGACGGGCGCGCGGAAATCGGCTATTGGCCGATCGCCGCGACGCCCGCCGGCCGACGGTTCGGTTCATGGCCGTCGCATGTCTACCAGTGGCATCGCGAGGGCTTCGAGCGCGTCGCCGGGCTCGAGATCCTCGCGACCGGCGAGCATTTCGAGAACCAGGCCGTTCGTTACGGGCCGCACGCTTACGGCGTCCAGTTTCATCCGGAAGTGAGCTATCCGATGATGCGGCGCTGGAGCACGGCCGCCGCGCACAAGCTGTCGGCGCCCGGCGCGCAGGATCTCGCTACGCAGGCGCACGAAGGCCGGCGGCACGACCGCGCGACGGCGGCGTGGCTCAGCGCGTTTCTCGATCGCTGGCTCGCGGGCATGCCCGCATCAGGTGGGCACCGTCACGTCGGAGATGTTGATCAGCCCCCACTCGACCGCGCGCAGCACGGCTTCGTGCCGACGTGA
- a CDS encoding autoinducer binding domain-containing protein, whose protein sequence is MNGLDCLKWLVPGDTDASWQRMTDAAAGMGFDKVVLIVLPFTGASFDLARKWSSGVPGWTALYRQRQFDRVDPMLRHCFRSALPLVWDDALFALPEQRPCYEAASAYGMRSGVVLPVRGAKGEVGMLSCASADDLGRTRERCDRHLAALTLLRDIACEAIAGTRCHAPPDSVPRLSRREVECLRWHAAGKTSWEIGHILNVTESCINFHFMNIRRKFNVSRRHEAVLRAVEWGLINISDVTVPT, encoded by the coding sequence ATGAATGGACTGGATTGTCTGAAATGGTTGGTACCCGGCGACACGGATGCGTCATGGCAGCGGATGACCGACGCGGCCGCCGGGATGGGGTTCGACAAGGTCGTGCTGATCGTATTGCCGTTTACCGGCGCGTCGTTCGATCTCGCGCGCAAGTGGAGCAGCGGCGTACCCGGATGGACGGCGCTGTATCGGCAGCGCCAGTTCGACCGCGTCGACCCGATGCTGCGGCATTGCTTCCGCTCGGCGCTGCCGCTCGTCTGGGACGACGCGCTGTTCGCGCTGCCCGAGCAGCGGCCGTGCTACGAAGCGGCGTCCGCGTACGGCATGCGCAGCGGCGTCGTGCTGCCGGTGCGCGGCGCGAAAGGGGAGGTCGGCATGCTGTCGTGCGCGAGCGCGGACGACCTCGGCCGTACGCGCGAGCGCTGCGACCGCCATCTCGCGGCGCTGACGCTGCTGCGCGACATCGCGTGCGAAGCGATCGCCGGCACGCGTTGCCATGCACCGCCCGACAGTGTGCCGCGGCTCAGCCGGCGGGAAGTCGAATGCCTGCGCTGGCATGCGGCGGGCAAGACGTCGTGGGAAATCGGCCACATCCTGAACGTGACCGAGTCGTGCATCAATTTCCACTTCATGAACATCCGCCGCAAGTTCAACGTGTCACGTCGGCACGAAGCCGTGCTGCGCGCGGTCGAGTGGGGGCTGATCAACATCTCCGACGTGACGGTGCCCACCTGA